The following proteins are encoded in a genomic region of Oncorhynchus masou masou isolate Uvic2021 chromosome 32, UVic_Omas_1.1, whole genome shotgun sequence:
- the LOC135525464 gene encoding retinol dehydrogenase 12-like, translated as MMVLVLIVAGLVVVALLMVLFAPYIRKYSAGGTCMSMARLDGKTVLITGANTGIGKETALDLAIRGARVIMACRDVEKGEAAAASIRRIYCKANVEVRELDLADTSSIRAFVQRLLREVDHLHILINNAGVMMCPYMKTKDGFEMQLGVNHLGHFLLTYLLIGLLRRSAPARIVVVSSLAHNVGWIRFHDLLSQGSYNSGLAYCQSKLANLLFARELARRLKGSSVTVNSVHPGLVRSELVRHSTIMSLLFSLFSLFLKSPRDGAQTSIYCAVAEELQSLTGKHFSDCAPASVAPQGRNEETARKLWDASSELLGIVWDH; from the exons ATGATGGTGCTCGTCTTGATTGTCGCAGGTCTTGTGGTTGTCGCGCTGCTCATGGTTTTATTCGCACCCTACATTCG GAAATACTCTGCAGGTGGAACATGTATGTCTATGGCCCGGTTGGACGGGAAGACGGTCCTGATTACTGGAGCCAACACTGGCATTGGGAAGGAGACTGCTCTGGACCTGGCTATCAGAG GTGCGAGGGTGATCATGGCGTGCAGGGATGTGGAGAAGGGTGAGGCGGCCGCAGCATCGATACGACGCATCTACTGCAAGGCAAACGTAGAGGTCCGAGAGCTAGACCTGGCTGATACCAGCTCCATACGGGCCTTCGTGCAACGCTTACTCAGAG AGGTCGACCACCTCCACATCCTGATCAACAATGCTGGGGTCATGATGTGTCCCTACATGAAGACCAAGGACGGCTTCGAGATGCAGCTGGGGGTCAACCACCTGG GTCACTTCCTGTTGACGTACCTCCTGATTGGTCTGCTGAGGCGCAGTGCTCCGGCCCGTATCGTCGTGGTTTCCTCTCTGGCTCATAACGTTGGCTGGATCCGCTTCCATGACCTCCTCAGCCAGGGCAGCTACAACAGCGGCCTCGCATACTGCCAGAGCAAGTTGGCCAACCTTCTGTTCGCTAGGGAGCTGGCCCGCAGACTCAAAG gTTCCAGTGTGACTGTGAACTCTGTCCACCCTGGGTTGGTGCGCTCGGAGCTGGTACGCCACTCCACCATCAtgtctctgctgttctctctgttctccttgtTCCTGAAGAGCCCTCGGGACGGGGCCCAGACATCCATCTACTGCGCTGTGGCAGAGGAGCTGCAGTCCCTCACCGGGAAGCACTTCAG tGACTGCGCCCCAGCCTCCGTGGCCCCCCAGGGGAGGAACGAGGAGACGGCCAGGAAGCTGTGGGACGCCAGCAGTGAGCTCCTGGGCATCGTCTGGGACCACTGA